The following proteins are co-located in the Massilia litorea genome:
- a CDS encoding homoserine dehydrogenase, translating to MKPIKVGLLGIGTVGAGTFNVLQRNQEDIRRRAGRGIEITMVAARNIERAARVTNGACQIVDDPFLVVDSPDVDIVVELIGGYDLPRELVLRAIANGKHVVTANKALLALHGNEIFAAAQDKGVMVAFEAAVAGGVPIIKALREGLTANRIESVAGIINGTTNFILSEMRDKGLGFAEVLKKAQELGYAEADPTFDIEGVDAAHKLMIMSAIAFGIPVQFDKAYVEGISALQADDIRYAEELGYRIKLLGITRRSTVDGVEGIELRVHPTLIPTSRLIANVEGAMNAVLVEADAVGSTLYYGKGAGSEPTASAVIADLVDVTRLATVDPYCRVPHLAFQPNEMTDVSILPMADITTSYYLRVYVNDQLGVMADLTRILADAGISIDAVLQKGNRGDERTDIIMITHQTREKKVDAAIERIEALSSVVGKVIRIRLETLS from the coding sequence ATGAAACCCATCAAAGTTGGCCTCCTCGGCATCGGCACCGTTGGTGCCGGCACCTTCAACGTGCTGCAACGCAACCAGGAAGACATTCGGCGCCGCGCCGGCCGCGGCATCGAAATCACCATGGTTGCCGCCCGCAACATTGAACGTGCCGCGCGTGTGACCAACGGCGCCTGCCAGATCGTCGACGATCCCTTCCTGGTCGTCGACAGCCCGGATGTCGACATCGTCGTCGAACTCATCGGCGGCTATGACTTGCCGCGCGAACTGGTGCTGCGGGCGATTGCCAACGGCAAGCACGTGGTCACGGCCAACAAGGCCTTGCTGGCCCTGCACGGCAACGAGATTTTCGCCGCCGCCCAGGACAAGGGCGTGATGGTGGCCTTCGAGGCGGCCGTCGCCGGGGGCGTCCCGATCATCAAGGCGCTGCGCGAGGGACTGACCGCGAACCGCATCGAGTCGGTGGCCGGCATCATCAACGGCACCACCAATTTCATCCTGTCCGAGATGCGCGACAAGGGCCTCGGTTTCGCCGAGGTGCTGAAAAAGGCGCAGGAACTCGGTTACGCCGAGGCCGACCCGACCTTCGACATCGAAGGCGTGGACGCGGCGCATAAACTCATGATCATGTCGGCGATTGCCTTCGGCATCCCGGTGCAGTTCGACAAGGCGTACGTCGAGGGCATCAGCGCGCTGCAGGCCGACGACATCCGCTACGCCGAGGAGCTCGGCTACCGCATCAAGCTGCTCGGCATCACGCGCCGCTCGACGGTCGACGGCGTCGAAGGCATCGAACTGCGCGTGCACCCGACCCTGATTCCGACCAGCCGCCTGATCGCCAACGTCGAAGGCGCGATGAACGCGGTGCTGGTCGAAGCCGACGCCGTCGGCTCGACCCTCTACTATGGCAAGGGCGCCGGTTCCGAGCCGACCGCATCCGCGGTGATCGCCGACCTGGTCGACGTCACCCGCCTGGCCACGGTCGACCCCTACTGCCGCGTGCCGCACCTGGCCTTCCAGCCGAACGAGATGACCGACGTGTCCATCCTGCCGATGGCCGACATCACGACCAGCTACTACCTGCGCGTGTATGTGAACGACCAGCTCGGCGTGATGGCGGACCTGACCCGCATCCTGGCCGACGCCGGCATCTCGATCGATGCCGTGCTGCAAAAGGGTAACCGCGGCGACGAACGCACCGACATCATCATGATCACCCACCAGACGCGCGAGAAGAAGGTCGATGCGGCCATCGAGCGCATCGAGGCACTGTCTTCGGTGGTCGGGAAGGTGATCCGGATCAGGCTCGAGACCCTGAGTTAA
- a CDS encoding Mth938-like domain-containing protein: MKLHSDSTQQYQTVTGYDASGVEINAQRFNYSLLVMPETPPRPWEVTRFEDLQAAHFEQIAADAPDVVILGTGERQRFVHPRLIAALSARHIGVESMDSQAACRTYNVLMGEGRKVTLALIIEGGTAA, from the coding sequence ATGAAACTCCATTCCGACAGCACCCAACAATACCAGACCGTCACCGGCTACGATGCCTCGGGCGTGGAAATCAATGCCCAGCGCTTCAACTACAGCCTGCTGGTGATGCCGGAGACCCCGCCCCGCCCGTGGGAAGTCACCCGTTTCGAGGACCTGCAGGCGGCCCACTTCGAGCAGATTGCTGCGGATGCACCGGACGTCGTCATCCTCGGCACCGGCGAGCGCCAGCGCTTCGTGCATCCACGCCTGATCGCGGCCCTGTCCGCGCGCCACATCGGCGTCGAGTCGATGGACAGCCAGGCCGCCTGCCGCACCTATAACGTGCTGATGGGCGAAGGCCGCAAGGTCACGCTGGCCCTGATCATCGAAGGCGGCACTGCCGCATAA
- a CDS encoding response regulator produces MRILLVEDHVELSHWVSKALRDANLTVECAANGADADALLHTQDYALVILDLTLPKMDGLDVLRRLRARGGARGKTPVLILTARGGLEEKVQGLNLGADDYLPKPFELAELEARVKALLRRSVGNEALVHQCGALSFDTVTRMFTYCGEPLALTPREHAVLETLIARQGRAVSKEKLFDEVFALDDDANIDAIELYIHRVRKKLDKRPEGGAAIATLRGIGYLLQPKNAS; encoded by the coding sequence ATGCGAATACTGTTAGTTGAAGACCATGTCGAGCTGTCGCACTGGGTATCGAAAGCCCTGCGCGACGCCAACCTTACCGTCGAATGCGCCGCCAACGGCGCCGATGCCGACGCCCTCCTGCACACCCAGGACTATGCGCTGGTGATCCTCGACCTGACCCTGCCGAAGATGGACGGGCTGGACGTGCTGCGCCGCCTGCGCGCACGCGGCGGCGCGCGCGGCAAGACGCCCGTGCTGATCCTGACCGCGCGCGGCGGGCTGGAGGAAAAGGTGCAGGGACTGAACCTGGGCGCGGACGACTACCTGCCCAAGCCCTTCGAACTGGCTGAGCTGGAAGCGCGCGTCAAGGCGCTGCTGCGGCGCAGCGTCGGCAACGAGGCGCTGGTGCACCAGTGCGGTGCGCTCAGCTTCGACACGGTGACGCGCATGTTCACCTATTGCGGCGAGCCGCTGGCGCTGACGCCGCGCGAACACGCGGTGCTGGAAACCCTGATCGCACGCCAGGGTCGCGCGGTGTCGAAGGAAAAGCTGTTCGACGAGGTGTTCGCGCTCGACGACGACGCCAACATCGACGCCATCGAGCTCTACATCCACCGGGTGCGCAAGAAGCTCGACAAGCGGCCGGAGGGCGGCGCCGCGATCGCCACGCTGCGCGGCATCGGCTACCTGCTGCAGCCGAAGAACGCGTCCTGA
- a CDS encoding PhoH family protein, whose translation MPLPKMPTKPATLLPVNEYPKAQPGKSPVRAVAAAPVEADPVEDLISGKAVPAAKSTRARKGKAAPLAAVPTPQGETATWPARAETGTVAKLKETDIAEPHPAKHKPVEVNVKSSTSRRADKSGSTKVFVLDTNVLMHDPTSLFRFEEHDVYLPMMTLEELDDHKKGMSEVARNARQVSRTLDALIANVDDDAIETGIELAKLGNKDAKGRLFFQTRLQNGPLLPEGLPVGKADNQILGVVKALAAEQPERAIVLVSKDINMRIKARALGLPAEDYFNDHVLEDTDLLYSGIVQLPDDFWDKHSKNVESWQENKNGNSTTFYRVNGPFVPSLLVNQFVYLEPTGAGETSFYAQVKEINGKTAVLQVLRDFSHAKNSVWGITARNREQNFALNLLMNPECDFVTLLGQAGTGKTLLALAAGLAQVLETKLYNEIIVTRVTVPVGEDIGFLPGTEEEKMSPWMGAFDDNLEVLNKSDTDAGDWGRAATQDLIRSRIKIKSLNFMRGRTFVNKFLIIDEAQNLTPKQVKTLVTRAGPGTKILCLGNIAQIDTPYLTEGSSGLTYVVDRFKGWSHSGHVTLARGERSRLADHASDVL comes from the coding sequence ATGCCACTACCAAAAATGCCCACTAAACCGGCCACCCTGCTGCCGGTAAACGAATACCCCAAAGCCCAACCCGGCAAGTCTCCCGTGCGCGCCGTTGCCGCAGCGCCGGTCGAAGCCGATCCCGTCGAAGACCTGATCAGCGGCAAAGCCGTCCCCGCCGCCAAGTCCACCCGTGCCCGCAAGGGCAAGGCCGCGCCGCTGGCCGCGGTGCCTACCCCGCAAGGCGAAACGGCAACCTGGCCGGCGCGCGCCGAGACCGGCACCGTCGCGAAGCTCAAGGAAACCGATATCGCCGAGCCGCATCCAGCCAAGCACAAGCCGGTCGAAGTCAACGTCAAGTCCTCGACCAGCCGCCGCGCCGACAAATCCGGCAGCACCAAGGTCTTCGTGCTCGACACCAACGTCCTGATGCACGACCCGACCAGCCTGTTCCGTTTCGAGGAACACGACGTCTACCTGCCGATGATGACGCTCGAGGAACTCGACGACCATAAAAAAGGCATGTCGGAAGTCGCGCGCAATGCCCGCCAGGTCTCGCGCACCCTGGACGCCCTGATCGCCAACGTCGACGACGACGCGATCGAGACCGGCATCGAACTGGCCAAGCTCGGCAACAAGGATGCAAAAGGCCGCCTGTTCTTCCAGACCAGGCTGCAGAATGGTCCCCTGCTGCCGGAAGGCCTGCCGGTCGGGAAAGCCGACAACCAGATCCTGGGCGTGGTGAAAGCGCTGGCGGCCGAGCAGCCGGAGCGCGCCATCGTGCTGGTGTCGAAAGACATCAACATGCGCATCAAGGCGCGCGCACTGGGCCTGCCGGCCGAGGACTATTTCAACGACCACGTGCTGGAAGACACCGATTTGCTGTACTCGGGCATCGTCCAGCTGCCGGACGATTTCTGGGACAAGCACAGCAAGAACGTGGAATCCTGGCAGGAAAACAAGAACGGCAATTCGACCACGTTCTACCGCGTCAACGGCCCGTTCGTCCCGAGCCTGCTGGTGAACCAGTTCGTCTACCTCGAGCCGACCGGCGCCGGCGAAACCTCGTTCTACGCGCAGGTCAAGGAAATCAACGGCAAGACCGCGGTATTGCAGGTGCTGCGCGATTTCAGCCATGCGAAGAACAGCGTCTGGGGCATCACCGCGCGCAACCGCGAGCAGAACTTCGCGCTGAACCTCCTCATGAATCCGGAGTGCGATTTCGTCACCCTGCTGGGCCAGGCCGGTACCGGTAAAACCCTGCTGGCCCTGGCGGCGGGCCTGGCGCAAGTGCTGGAAACCAAGCTCTACAACGAGATCATCGTCACCCGCGTGACGGTGCCGGTCGGCGAAGACATCGGCTTCCTGCCGGGTACCGAGGAAGAGAAGATGTCGCCGTGGATGGGCGCCTTCGACGACAACCTCGAAGTGCTGAACAAGTCCGACACCGACGCCGGCGACTGGGGCCGTGCGGCGACCCAGGACCTGATCCGCTCGCGCATCAAGATCAAGTCGCTCAACTTCATGCGCGGCCGCACCTTCGTGAACAAGTTCCTGATCATCGACGAGGCGCAGAACCTGACGCCGAAGCAGGTCAAGACCCTGGTCACGCGCGCCGGTCCGGGCACAAAGATCCTGTGTCTGGGTAATATCGCGCAGATCGATACGCCCTACCTGACCGAGGGATCCAGTGGCCTGACCTATGTGGTGGACCGCTTCAAGGGCTGGTCGCATAGCGGTCACGTGACCCTGGCGCGCGGCGAGCGTTCGCGCCTGGCGGATCACGCGAGCGACGTGCTTTAA
- a CDS encoding Bug family tripartite tricarboxylate transporter substrate binding protein, which produces MMRTFVTLILAACALPVQAFEAECIVPSKPGGAMDLTCKLAQKALATAGGPRVRLSYMPGGIGAVAWHTLVSQRRAEPDTLVAFSGGSLLNLAQGKFGKAKAGDVRWVAAIGADYGMIAVRADSPYHTLRELFDAIRSDPQKVVIAVSGTIGSQDWVKMALLAQHAGIDPKRLRFVALEGGGESFTAMGAGFVQVVSGDASEAGLYAGGNVRILAVLAEKRLPGVLKDVPTAREQGIDVVWPLIRGVWMGPAVSDADYRRWVAAFERMEAAPDFARLRAEAGLYPFSMTGDALTRHIKQAVTDYNRQAEQFHLVR; this is translated from the coding sequence ATGATGCGTACGTTCGTGACGCTGATCCTTGCCGCCTGCGCCCTCCCGGTGCAGGCGTTCGAGGCCGAGTGCATCGTTCCGTCGAAACCGGGCGGGGCGATGGACCTGACCTGCAAGCTGGCGCAAAAGGCCCTCGCCACGGCGGGCGGCCCGCGCGTCAGGCTGAGCTACATGCCGGGCGGAATCGGCGCCGTCGCCTGGCACACGCTGGTGTCGCAGCGGCGCGCGGAGCCGGACACGCTGGTCGCCTTTTCCGGCGGCTCGCTGCTCAATCTCGCGCAGGGCAAGTTCGGCAAGGCCAAGGCTGGCGACGTGCGCTGGGTCGCAGCCATCGGCGCCGACTACGGCATGATCGCCGTGCGCGCCGACTCGCCGTACCACACCCTGCGCGAACTGTTCGACGCCATCCGGAGCGATCCGCAGAAAGTGGTGATCGCCGTCTCGGGCACCATCGGCAGCCAGGACTGGGTCAAGATGGCGCTGCTGGCGCAGCATGCCGGTATCGACCCGAAGCGGCTGCGCTTCGTGGCCCTCGAGGGCGGCGGCGAAAGCTTCACCGCCATGGGCGCGGGCTTCGTGCAGGTGGTCTCGGGCGACGCCTCCGAGGCCGGGCTGTACGCAGGCGGGAACGTGCGCATCCTCGCGGTGCTGGCCGAGAAGCGCCTGCCCGGCGTACTGAAGGACGTGCCGACCGCGCGCGAGCAGGGCATCGACGTCGTCTGGCCCCTGATCCGCGGCGTATGGATGGGGCCGGCCGTATCGGACGCCGACTACCGCCGCTGGGTGGCCGCTTTCGAACGCATGGAAGCCGCGCCCGATTTTGCGCGCCTGCGGGCCGAGGCTGGCCTGTATCCGTTCTCGATGACCGGCGACGCCCTGACACGACACATCAAACAGGCAGTAACCGACTATAACCGGCAAGCCGAGCAATTCCACCTCGTGCGCTAG
- a CDS encoding sensor histidine kinase, producing MPAFAGLKRFAGGHAPLGSLRGQLLRWLLVPLLALVAVNSVSLYRDALEAADIAYDRSLLASTRALAERVSVRDGKVVADVPYVALDSFETDTLGRIFYRVTGLRGETVSGYADLPPVPANVPRSELYPALVRFYQADYNGEPVRIAALLQPVYDDSMRGIALIQVGETLDARRALSRRILLNTLARQAVLVLAVATLVWFAVRLVLQPLMRLKNEVETRPLSDLSNVDQALVHREVRPLVDAMNGAMGRLQQLIAGQRRFIADASHQLRTPLTVLKTQAELALRENDPVAMREIVRSIAATTDSTVHLANRLLSVARIEHGGDSAAMMPVALPDVVRQVGLELALPAVQKSIDLSLDAPDEAWVKGQALLLHELVSNLVDNAIRYTPVGGTVLLRVAPQEDQVVLEVADSGPGVPEAERDKVFAPFYRAAAALEINPGGTGLGLAIVRDIVALHRGTVSLETADGGGLKVLVALPAARPSAA from the coding sequence ATGCCGGCGTTCGCGGGTTTGAAACGCTTCGCCGGCGGCCACGCGCCGCTCGGCAGCCTGCGCGGCCAGCTGCTGCGCTGGCTGCTGGTGCCGCTGCTGGCGCTGGTCGCGGTCAACTCGGTCTCGCTCTACCGCGATGCGCTGGAGGCGGCCGACATCGCCTACGACCGCTCACTGCTGGCGTCCACGCGCGCGCTTGCCGAGCGGGTCTCGGTCCGCGACGGCAAGGTGGTGGCCGACGTGCCGTATGTGGCGCTCGACAGCTTCGAGACCGACACCCTGGGCCGCATCTTCTACCGCGTGACGGGCCTGCGCGGCGAGACCGTGTCGGGCTATGCCGATTTGCCGCCGGTACCGGCGAATGTCCCCCGCTCCGAGCTGTATCCCGCGCTGGTGCGCTTCTACCAGGCCGACTACAACGGCGAGCCGGTGCGCATCGCCGCCCTGCTGCAGCCGGTCTACGACGATTCGATGCGCGGCATCGCGCTGATCCAGGTCGGCGAGACGCTCGACGCGCGGCGCGCGCTGTCGCGCCGCATCCTGCTGAACACCCTGGCGCGCCAGGCGGTGCTGGTGCTGGCGGTGGCGACCCTGGTCTGGTTCGCCGTGCGCCTGGTCCTGCAGCCGCTGATGCGCCTGAAGAACGAGGTCGAGACGCGGCCGCTGTCGGACCTGTCGAATGTCGACCAGGCGCTGGTGCACCGCGAGGTGCGGCCCCTGGTGGACGCGATGAACGGCGCGATGGGACGGCTGCAGCAGCTGATCGCCGGCCAGCGCCGCTTCATCGCCGACGCCTCGCACCAGCTGCGCACCCCGCTCACCGTCCTGAAAACCCAGGCCGAACTGGCGCTGCGCGAGAACGACCCGGTGGCGATGCGCGAGATCGTGCGCTCGATCGCCGCCACCACCGACTCCACCGTGCACCTGGCGAACCGCCTCCTGAGCGTGGCGCGCATCGAGCACGGCGGCGACAGCGCGGCGATGATGCCGGTCGCGCTGCCCGACGTGGTGCGCCAGGTCGGGCTGGAACTGGCCCTGCCGGCGGTGCAGAAATCGATCGACCTCTCGCTCGACGCGCCCGACGAGGCCTGGGTCAAGGGCCAGGCGCTGCTGCTGCACGAACTGGTGAGCAACCTGGTCGACAACGCGATCCGCTACACGCCGGTCGGCGGCACGGTGCTGCTGCGGGTGGCGCCGCAGGAGGATCAGGTGGTGCTGGAAGTGGCCGACAGCGGCCCCGGGGTCCCGGAGGCCGAGCGCGACAAGGTGTTCGCGCCCTTCTACCGCGCTGCGGCGGCGCTGGAAATCAATCCCGGCGGCACCGGACTGGGGCTGGCGATCGTGCGCGACATCGTGGCCCTGCACCGGGGTACGGTCAGCCTGGAGACGGCGGACGGTGGCGGCCTGAAAGTGCTGGTGGCGCTGCCGGCGGCACGTCCCTCGGCGGCCTGA
- a CDS encoding peroxiredoxin: protein MAVSPSAATVENFSAAMTGGQTFQLGGRPAKYTVLYFYPKDNTPGCTTESMAFRDHHDAFLAAGTEVYGISRDSLRSHEGFKSKLGLPFELISDPDELVCNQFGVMKNKMMYGKQVRGVERSTFVVDASGRLVKEWRGVKVNDHVDEVLEFVKSQP from the coding sequence GTGGCCGTCAGCCCCAGCGCAGCAACTGTAGAGAACTTTTCCGCCGCTATGACCGGCGGCCAGACCTTCCAGCTCGGCGGGCGTCCGGCCAAATATACGGTGCTGTATTTCTACCCGAAGGACAATACGCCGGGCTGCACCACCGAGAGCATGGCCTTTCGCGACCATCACGATGCATTCCTGGCCGCCGGCACCGAAGTCTATGGCATCAGCCGCGATTCGCTGCGCTCGCACGAGGGCTTCAAATCCAAGCTGGGCCTGCCTTTCGAACTGATCTCCGATCCCGACGAACTGGTGTGCAACCAGTTCGGCGTCATGAAAAATAAGATGATGTATGGCAAACAAGTGCGGGGAGTCGAGCGCAGTACGTTTGTCGTTGACGCTTCCGGCCGATTGGTGAAAGAATGGCGTGGCGTGAAGGTCAATGATCACGTCGATGAAGTGCTGGAATTTGTGAAGAGCCAGCCTTGA
- a CDS encoding porin, with protein MKKSALSLAVLAALSLGGTAHAQTSVQVYGLIDAGVEYLNHANAAGDSVVKVVSGGKNTSRWGFRGSEDLGNGTKAVFGLEGGILMDTGAADGALFKRQAYVGLEGAYGRAVIGRSFTTVYDFVIKYDPMGFAPNYSWATSGAATGPSKYGMTTAFDNLIKYSGTTGEFSYGATIGLGEQPGSSADARKYAVATAWNHGGLGLMAAFEQVNGTTVAATGRRDENRVFHVAGTYKAGNFQYFAAMRGYKLEAGRAATADVRADTYWGGIVDTIGKVTLTGAVYHVNVKNVAANADADPTMYVARGMYALSKRTDLYLAAAHVNGKHNQLVGLSRDDAGFGTSQTGVTAGIQHRF; from the coding sequence ATGAAAAAATCCGCGCTTTCGCTCGCCGTCCTGGCAGCGCTTTCCCTCGGTGGCACCGCCCACGCCCAAACCAGCGTCCAGGTCTATGGCCTGATCGACGCGGGCGTCGAGTACCTGAACCACGCCAACGCCGCCGGCGACAGCGTCGTGAAAGTGGTCTCGGGCGGGAAGAACACCTCGCGCTGGGGATTCCGCGGCAGCGAAGACCTGGGTAACGGCACCAAGGCCGTCTTCGGCCTCGAAGGCGGCATCCTGATGGACACCGGCGCCGCCGACGGCGCGCTGTTCAAGCGCCAGGCCTATGTCGGCCTGGAAGGCGCCTACGGCCGCGCCGTCATCGGCCGTTCGTTCACCACGGTCTACGACTTCGTCATCAAGTACGACCCGATGGGCTTCGCGCCGAACTACTCGTGGGCCACCTCGGGCGCCGCCACCGGCCCGTCGAAATACGGCATGACCACCGCCTTCGATAACCTCATCAAATACTCCGGCACCACCGGCGAATTCAGCTACGGCGCCACCATCGGCCTGGGCGAACAGCCGGGCAGCAGCGCCGACGCGCGCAAATATGCCGTCGCAACGGCCTGGAACCACGGTGGACTGGGCCTGATGGCTGCCTTCGAGCAGGTCAACGGCACCACGGTCGCCGCCACCGGCCGCCGCGACGAAAACCGCGTCTTCCACGTCGCCGGCACCTACAAGGCAGGCAACTTCCAGTACTTCGCCGCCATGCGCGGCTACAAGCTGGAAGCCGGCCGCGCAGCGACCGCGGACGTGCGCGCCGACACCTACTGGGGCGGCATCGTCGACACCATCGGCAAGGTCACCCTGACCGGCGCCGTCTACCACGTCAACGTCAAGAACGTGGCGGCCAATGCCGACGCCGATCCGACCATGTATGTCGCCCGCGGCATGTATGCGCTGTCCAAGCGTACCGACCTGTACCTGGCGGCGGCCCACGTGAACGGCAAGCACAACCAGCTGGTGGGCCTGTCGCGCGACGACGCCGGTTTCGGCACCTCGCAGACCGGCGTCACCGCAGGCATCCAGCACCGCTTCTAA
- a CDS encoding ABC transporter substrate-binding protein, with protein sequence MKTTKTLIAAAIAATTVSFAIPALAQMPAGYPAAYKQIVDAAKKEGKLVIYGATDSKAAQPLIKDFNALYPGITVEYNDMNSTEVYNRFISEVAAGGGTADVLWSSAMDLQIKLAAGGYALPYHSVEAGKIPGWAVWKDMAYGTTFEPAAIVYNKRLVSEAEVPKTHAEFAKLIVQPKFQDKVTSYDIEKSGVGFMFMTQDAQDYKDFAALQQAFGTAKLRVQSSTGTMLERISSGENLIGYNVLGSYALVRAKTDPSLGVVLPKDYTLIMSRVQFINKTAKNVNAAKLWMDYLLSQRGQTIIANDSKLFAIRSDVKGETTSTELIEQVGEKNIKPIPVGPQVLQYLEPAKRMAFLKNWKDTAGKK encoded by the coding sequence ATGAAAACCACGAAAACCCTGATCGCCGCCGCCATCGCCGCAACCACCGTCAGCTTCGCCATCCCGGCGCTGGCCCAGATGCCGGCCGGTTACCCGGCGGCCTACAAGCAGATCGTCGACGCGGCCAAGAAAGAAGGCAAGCTGGTGATCTACGGCGCGACCGACAGCAAGGCCGCGCAGCCCCTGATCAAGGACTTCAACGCGCTGTACCCGGGCATCACCGTCGAGTACAACGACATGAACTCGACCGAAGTCTACAACCGCTTCATCTCGGAAGTGGCGGCCGGCGGCGGTACCGCCGACGTCCTGTGGTCCTCGGCGATGGACCTGCAGATCAAGCTGGCCGCCGGCGGCTATGCGCTGCCTTACCACTCGGTCGAAGCAGGCAAGATCCCGGGCTGGGCGGTGTGGAAGGACATGGCCTACGGCACCACCTTCGAGCCGGCCGCGATCGTCTACAACAAGCGCCTGGTGAGCGAGGCCGAAGTGCCGAAGACGCACGCCGAATTCGCCAAGCTGATCGTGCAGCCGAAGTTCCAGGACAAGGTCACCAGCTACGACATCGAGAAGTCGGGCGTCGGCTTCATGTTCATGACCCAGGACGCACAGGACTACAAGGACTTCGCGGCCCTGCAGCAGGCCTTCGGCACCGCGAAACTGCGCGTGCAGTCCTCGACCGGCACCATGCTCGAGCGGATCTCGTCGGGTGAAAACCTGATCGGCTACAACGTGCTCGGCTCCTACGCCCTGGTACGCGCCAAGACCGACCCGTCGCTGGGCGTGGTGCTGCCGAAGGACTACACGCTGATCATGTCGCGCGTCCAGTTCATCAACAAGACCGCGAAGAACGTCAACGCCGCCAAGCTGTGGATGGATTACCTGCTGTCGCAGCGCGGCCAGACCATCATCGCCAACGACTCGAAACTGTTCGCGATCCGCAGCGACGTCAAGGGCGAGACCACCTCGACCGAACTGATCGAACAGGTTGGCGAGAAGAACATCAAGCCGATCCCGGTCGGTCCACAGGTGTTGCAATACCTGGAGCCTGCCAAGCGCATGGCCTTCCTGAAGAACTGGAAGGACACCGCCGGCAAGAAGTGA
- a CDS encoding pyridoxal phosphate-dependent aminotransferase, with product MRPILKSNKLDDVCYEIRGPALEQARQMEDDGHKIIKLNIGNLAVFGFDPPDEIMQDMIRNMHGAAGYTDSKGMFAPRKAVMHYTQQKKIAGVKIDDIYLGNGASELIVMAMQGLLNNGDEVLVPAPDYPLWTAAVSLAGGAPVHYVCDEQADWMPDIADMRRKITPNTRAIVVINPNNPTGALYPREILLEIVELARQHSLIIYADEIYDKVLYDGHQHDSIAALADDVLFVTLNGLSKNYRSCGYRAGWMVISGEKRHAKDYIEGLNMLASMRLCANAPGQFAIQTALGGYQSIDDLVRPGGRLLKQRDLAYKLLTDIPGVSCVKPKAALYMFPRLDPAMYPIADDQQFICELLGEEKVLLVQGTGFNWHSPDHFRLVFLPNSDDLTDACGRIARFLDGYRRRHAR from the coding sequence TTGCGACCGATTCTGAAATCGAACAAGCTCGACGACGTCTGCTACGAAATCCGCGGCCCGGCGCTGGAACAGGCGCGCCAGATGGAAGACGACGGCCACAAGATCATCAAGCTCAACATCGGCAACCTTGCCGTGTTCGGTTTCGATCCGCCGGACGAGATCATGCAGGACATGATCCGCAACATGCACGGCGCGGCCGGCTATACCGATTCGAAGGGCATGTTCGCGCCGCGCAAGGCGGTCATGCACTACACCCAGCAGAAGAAGATTGCCGGCGTCAAGATCGACGACATCTATCTCGGCAACGGCGCCTCGGAACTGATCGTGATGGCGATGCAGGGCCTGCTGAACAATGGCGACGAAGTGCTGGTGCCGGCGCCCGACTATCCACTGTGGACGGCGGCCGTCAGCCTGGCCGGCGGCGCGCCCGTGCACTACGTCTGCGACGAGCAGGCTGACTGGATGCCGGACATCGCCGACATGCGCAGGAAGATCACGCCGAACACGCGCGCGATCGTCGTCATCAACCCGAACAACCCGACCGGCGCCCTGTACCCGCGCGAGATCCTGCTCGAGATCGTCGAGCTGGCGCGCCAGCACAGCCTGATCATCTACGCCGACGAAATCTACGACAAGGTGCTGTACGACGGCCACCAGCACGATTCGATCGCCGCGCTGGCAGACGACGTGCTGTTCGTGACCCTGAACGGGCTGTCGAAGAACTACCGTTCCTGCGGCTACCGCGCCGGCTGGATGGTGATCTCGGGCGAGAAGCGCCATGCGAAGGACTATATCGAGGGCCTGAACATGCTGGCCTCGATGCGCCTGTGCGCGAACGCCCCCGGCCAGTTCGCGATCCAGACCGCGCTCGGCGGCTACCAGAGCATCGACGACCTGGTGCGGCCGGGCGGGCGCCTGCTCAAACAACGCGACCTCGCGTATAAACTGCTTACCGATATTCCGGGGGTGTCCTGCGTCAAGCCAAAAGCGGCGCTGTACATGTTCCCGCGCCTGGACCCGGCGATGTATCCGATCGCCGACGACCAGCAGTTCATTTGCGAACTGCTGGGCGAGGAAAAGGTTTTGCTGGTGCAGGGCACCGGCTTTAACTGGCATTCGCCGGATCACTTCCGGCTGGTGTTCCTGCCCAATTCCGACGACCTGACGGACGCCTGTGGCCGTATCGCCCGCTTCCTCGACGGTTACCGACGACGCCACGCGCGCTGA